AGTGATGTAGTCACAAAATATCTCCAGCAAATCAAATTAGAAACACCAAAATCTTTGTCAACGGCGAGTTTGATGACAAGCAGACAAGCCAAGATTTGGTGGTGAGGCTCACGGAAAACATATGCCACTTGTCTGCATCAAATAAATTAATCGGAAACAACCAACTTAGACAGCTGTTATAAATGATTTGCCCAACGTGAAAACAGCTTCTACAATCCAAATGTCATTACGTTCACCCATTTGTCATATCCCCGACCGCCCTCTACCCCGCAGATGAATGAATAGATCATTACCTTTTACCTTCCCATTTCTTCGAAGTTGTGCTCCCTTTCTTGTTGCCATTGATCAAAGAAATTCGGGAGATGGATGTAGTCGAATTCCATGCATTATATATCGAAATGTTGGATCTCTATAGCACAtattgttaaaatatttacaaaagaagagcaaaacaagagaaagagagagagaaaagtgatTTTAGTTTTCTATTCCATCATATTCGGTATATCTCAGGAATTATATATACTCGTATACATACTccatacaagaaaaataatatagagttATATAGAATCACACTAATGATGGAAAATATTACTGACTAAAACAAGTTGCTATGCGATTTCTAAAATCACTTTAATAAGATCataataacaaagaaaaataatactgaccgctaataaaaaaaatattatgaatgATACAAGTTGTTACgtgatctctaaaattattctaacacATATCATAAAGTTGGAGGCATGATGTCTGTTACCTACACTCACCAACACCCAATGATACCTCACACTTTATACATGTAGTCGGTTCAAAATAAGCATAATAGGCTGCTCGAGTATGCTATTATTAAAATCAAATTGCAAGTGCGGCATCTTTTTTGAGGTTCTTTTCTGAGATTAAACTCTTCATGTTTTGGATCCAAAAGGTGATGCAaacttttcttgttttcttgtaGAAAATGTAAGCCGTTCTTGTTGCTTTCGCAGTTTCTTTAATTAGTGATTGGCCGATGCTGTTCCGAAATAGACGTGTGGAACGCGAGATGGTGAGATAGAATTAACAAAGGGATGTGGGGCACAGAGCTAAAACATCATTAGTAAAATGTGTTTTACTTAGTTGCATGATTGAAaacaatatattatttagttTCGATTAGTTTGTAGGACATGTGTTGGTTGTGTTAATTGATTAGTGGAAATCATCGAAAGTAGAATCCCAAACAAGATTTGTGCTCCATAAAAGATACATCATCTTTCTTTTCGGGGTATTTgtatatcttatatttttcattcaaagctTAGATTCACGCATCCCTCATGATTCCTTGTTGAGGTAAAAGACTACCACGAGAGGTATGTGCTGTTAATGTGTGATCATCACTAgtttccaaaataaaaaaaacgtcTGTGAAAAGTGATTCAGATATTAAATGTTATTCAATCAAGCTATTAGGTTGTCTCATGTAATGCTTATGTACAGTTGACATTGGCTTAGAAAGTTGAAGagtaaataaaataacaatcaGACTAACATAGAGATCTTAAGGTACCTTTGGGACCACCAATAATGGCTAGCGCAGTGGTTTGGTACATTCCTACGTAGCGTATACACAAAGATTCTAGCACAAAAACAGTATAGCGATGGCGAGAGATGGAGCAGTCTTTTAGGCTAAGTATGTTTTCAGAGAGACCAACAAATGTGGCTTCTTATGTGGCCTTCCACCCCGGAAGCACTCTGTGGGCTGGAAAAGAGAGTTGCTTATAACACTTCGTGActtgttgttttctgattttattggatgtattcatactCATAATATATGAAATATCTGTTTtagcaaaatttaaaaaaaaaaaaacggtatGATTATTTTGGAACCATGCATTGGCCctccatcaaaaagaaaaatcatgcaACTATTTGGCATTGCCCTTCTTAATGAGACCCCAAGCATCTTTCATTCTTAATtgacaaataaaaaattaactTCTCTTGTTGCTTGTTTAGTTGGCAAATAAGATTCCAATCCCGAGCTTCAAAGATGTACATATATTCTTACCTAACCATCCAAGCCATAGGAATATTGAAGTATTAAACAGTGGTAGAGATGAGAGATGAGAGATATTAAGCCTggatttattaaaataaatatagcagTGGGATATCCATACAAGAGGGGCAATCACCGCATGGTTACAGTTAATCCAATCGCAGCCGTCCATTTTCTATCGTCGTCGTCATCATCTCCAGAGGAAACGGCCCCCGGCGTCGAGAAACCGCAGTCTAGGCGGCGTCGGCGGAGGATTGGAACCGGTAGACCTTCAGGTGGGCCCGCGGAGCCACCGCCGCCAGGAAGATCCTCGCCGTCGCCTCGTGCGACACCGCCACCCCCTTCGCCTCCACCAGCGCCGCCGCCACGAACTCGTATCCCTTCCCCGATCCGTCGCCGCCCGCCGCCATGTatgccaccgccgccgcctgtATCGGCCCCAGGCTTGGGTTATACGCCGCCGACTCCTCGTACGACCCCGAGTACACCCTCCCCTTCCCATCCGCCACCGCGAATCCCGCCGGGCACTTGCTGTAGGGCGCGTGCGCCGCCCTCGCCgccccctccgccgccgccctcaGCCGCGCCTCCACCTGTCCCCCGATCCCGTTACATGTCCCGCCGGCGgcggcctccgcctcctcctcatCGTCCAAAAGGAAGATCTTGTTGTCGTGGGGCTCGAGGAGGAGGGGATGGTCCTTGTGGAGGAGATCGGGGGGGCCGAAGGGGCGGGGAAGGAAGGAACAGAGGGGGCGGAAGGCGGATCCGGGGCCGTCGGAGGTGACGAGGATCTGGATCTCCGCCGCCCCGCGGAGCTCCTGGAGGAACTGGCGGCAGTGGCCGCAAGGAGCGGAAGAGACGGCGATGCACCGTATCCCGGCTTCGCCGTGGATGGCGGCGTTTGTGACCAGGAACTGTTCGGCGTGGATGGAGTGGTGGAGCGGCAGCCCGGGGAACTCCACGTTCACCCCGACGTAGATCCTGCCGCTCGTTCCCAGTCCGACGGCCCCAACCGGGAAGTTAGAGATTGGCGGCCGGGCCAGCCTCTGGGCGGCGGGGACCAGCGTCGCCAGCAGCTCCGGCGCGGCGGCGACGCCCAATTCCTTCATCAtcgcagccgccgccgccgcctcgatCACAAACCCGATCTCCACCGTCGATCTGGCAGTCTTTTCCTCCATCTCGAGGTAAGAAGACCGATAAAACTTTGACCCTATAACCTGAATTCCCCGAAGCGTGGAAAAGAAGAGATTTCGCTTCGCAGGGTAGGGGGTATTTAAAGGTTTCGAAAGGCGACGtcctttattttaatttaatctTTTATGAAACAAAAAAGGAGCCCCCTTTTCTgggatttaatttaattttcttaTCTGATTTGGCTGTCTAAATTATCTTATAATATGCTCGTCACGTGAATGCCTAAAGGCAAGGCTCCAATGGCTGCTTTGCTCCTCTTCGTGGTGCTTTTCAGGTTGTGCATATGTATTGAAAGATAAATAGAGCTGCTGACTAAATCGTCTTCTATATTATTCAATACTTGAAAAAGACTCTTTGAACTCGGCAGGCTACTGTTCTTTCTCTACT
This portion of the Phoenix dactylifera cultivar Barhee BC4 chromosome 11, palm_55x_up_171113_PBpolish2nd_filt_p, whole genome shotgun sequence genome encodes:
- the LOC103720300 gene encoding cytidine deaminase 1-like, whose translation is MEEKTARSTVEIGFVIEAAAAAAMMKELGVAAAPELLATLVPAAQRLARPPISNFPVGAVGLGTSGRIYVGVNVEFPGLPLHHSIHAEQFLVTNAAIHGEAGIRCIAVSSAPCGHCRQFLQELRGAAEIQILVTSDGPGSAFRPLCSFLPRPFGPPDLLHKDHPLLLEPHDNKIFLLDDEEEAEAAAGGTCNGIGGQVEARLRAAAEGAARAAHAPYSKCPAGFAVADGKGRVYSGSYEESAAYNPSLGPIQAAAVAYMAAGGDGSGKGYEFVAAALVEAKGVAVSHEATARIFLAAVAPRAHLKVYRFQSSADAA